From the Zymomonas mobilis subsp. pomaceae ATCC 29192 genome, the window TGACAGGGTCAATGACCTCTGGAACGCAAGACTTTTTTACCTGCATATTGCTTGGCTTGTTTCGCCGCCTTAGTCTCTTTCGCTTTATCACTTCGCGTTTTACGTGTTCCAGGGCGACCCGCTTCAGATCGGCCTTGCTTCTCGGAAGCCTTTTCAGAAGGTAAGCCTAATTGTTGGCGTTTTAATTGTCTTAACACATCCCTTAATTCAGCGGCCTTCTCAAATTCAAGATCAGCAGCGGCTTCTAACATCTGCTTTTCAATCTCGGCGATACGGACTTCAATTTGTTGAGTATCCAACAGGGTATTTTCTTCAGCCACATTGGTCTCTTCTACTATCCCAAAATGACCTACAATATCGTCGACCTGACGCTGTACTGTCGTAGGGGTAATATTATGGCTAACATTCCATGCGATCTGTTTTTCACGGCGTCGCTCTGTTTCTGCAATAGCGCGTTCCATCGAACCTGTAATCTTGTCACCATAAAGGATAACACGACCTTCTGAATTACGAGCAGCTCTTCCAATAGTCTGGATTAAAGATGTTGCAGAGCGTAAAAAACCTTCTTTATCGGCATCCAATACCGCGACCAACCCACATTCGGGAATATCCAAACCTTCACGCAACAGATTAATACCGATTAAAACGTCATAAACGCCTAATCTCAGATCGCGGATAAGCTCGATACGCTCAATTGTTTCAACGTCAGAATGCATATAACGCACTTTTAAACCTGCTTCATGCATATACTCCGTCAAATCTTCAGCCATTCTTTTGGTTAATGTCGTTACTAAAGAGCGCCATCCTTTTTCTGCTGTTTTTTTAGCTTCATTGATCAAATCATCGACTTGCTCTTCAATGGGACGCACTTCAATCACAGGGTCAATAAGACCTGTGGGACGAATAACTTGTTCGACAAAGACACCACCCGTTTGTTCTAACTCCCATGGACCGGGTGTTGCTGAAACATAGATGGTCTGAGGACGCATGGCATTCCACTCTTCGAAACGGAGTGGACGGTTATCGATACAGGAAGGCAGACGAAAGCCATAATCAGCCAAAGTGGTCTTACGGCGAAAGTCTCCCCGCGCCATCCCATTGATCTGCGGGACAGTTTGGTGACTTTCATCCACAAATAACAAAGCATTATCAGGAAGATATTCAAATAAAGTCGGAGGGGGTTCACCCGGCGCACGTCCGGTAAGAAAGCGGGAATAATTTTCAATGCCAGAGCAAGCCCCTGTGGCCGCCATCATCTCAAGATCGAATTCGGTGCGCTGCTCTAATCTTTGGGCTTCTAATAACTTACCTTCCGCTTGAAATTCGTGCAAACGATTATCCAATTCTCGACGGATCGCATTATTGGCTGCCTTTAATGTCGGTTCAGGGGTCACATAATGAGAATTGGCATAAATTTTAATCTGATCCAGTTTGGCAATTTTGGCACCCGTTAATGGATCAAATTCGGAAATTTCTTCAATTTCATCTCCAAAAAAACTAATTCGCCATGCCATATCTTCATAATGTGACGGAAATATTTCCAGCGTATCACCGCTTACACGAAAAGACCCTCTCCCAAAGGCAAGATCATTACGCTTGTACTGCAAGGCCACCAACCGACGGATAATTTCACGCTGATCGACGATCTGCCCTTTAAATAAGCGAAAAGTCATAGATGAATACGTATCAACGGAACCAATACCATACAGGCAAGAAACCGAGGCCACGATAATCACGTCATCCCGTTCTAATAGCGAACGGGTCGCCGCATGGCGCATTCTATCTATGGCTTCATTAATCGCGCTATCTTTTTCAATGTAAGTATCTGTGCGCGGGACGTAAGCCTCGGGCTGATAATAGTCATAATAGCTAACAAAAAACTCAACGGCATTTTCGGGGAAAAATCGCTTAAATTCCCCATAGAGTTGGGCTGCCAGAATTTTATTAGGCGCTAATATTAAACTTGGACGCTGCAATTTTTCAATGACTTTCGCCATGGTGAAAGTCTTACCAGAACCCGTTACCCCTAATAAAACCTGATCCCGTTCATGGGCATTAATATCGCGACATAATTCCGAGATAGCTTCGGGTTGATCACCTGCCGCATCATAAGGCGAAACCAAATGAAATGGTTTAGAAGGTTCCGTTTTTTCAGGACGCGCTGGCCGATGCGGCACAAAATCGGGCCGATTTTCTGGTTCATCAAGGGTGGTGCGAATCTCTATGGTCATAGAAAACATATGATAACGCCCTATGACCTAAACAAGCACTCTCCATCAGTTGGCTTCTTTAATTTGGGCTTTTCACCTAAAAAACGGTAATTAAAACACCATATCAAAAGCGACCTGCCCTGACAGACTTTCATTGGTATTACGTCCCCAAAAAGGGGTCGATACACCGGCGATAATACCATAACGGCGAGACCAGTTATATTCGATAGCAGGCGCTACCACCCAATCCCCCGAGCCATCGCCTGTTTTATCAATATAAGTAAGATTATTATACCCTTTTACTCTGGAACCATAAGACCAGTTACGCGCAACATCACAAGCAAGAACCCAGCGTTGATTTATACCAAATTCAAGAGAAACACCCCCTTGCCCATTCATACCCGCTTGCGCACGTCCTAGAAAATCCTTACTTGTCCCATAGCCACTAATACCATGGATTTCGGCTTCATTCAGAGAACGCCGAAAAGTAGCCCAAGTACGCGCGCGTAGGGCATGGCCGGCTATTTTATAGGTTGATTGGGTAACCAAGGCTGCCCTAAAAACATAATTGCCATTCCCACCAGCATTCGTTTTTGTCGTATTCAAATGGTCATAACGTCCGGTCGGAAAGGATACACCGCCAAAAAACATGACAGCTGGAATAAAACGATTAGGATCAGGGTCAACAAACCGCCAAATAATATCCAGCGGCAAATCACCTATTCGCGGCTGACCACCGCCATTACCATAGCTTGACTTCCATTTATAAAGAAATTGAGGATGAAGCTGTACACTTATATGGTTGGTAATCCCATATTTCATGAGGGTTGTATTCACAACACTTTGGGTTCCTCCATAAGTCGGTGACTTATGACCAAAAGCATCTATATTATAAATGGGTCGATTATAGGAAATATAAGGCTCAATCGTCACGCCACCCTGACGAAGGGCACCGGCAGGCGATAATAATGAACCTGTATACCATTGCTGTTTATCTGAAGAGGAACCGCTGTCCGCGGCATAAAGAGAAGATGGGGTTATAATTAAACCAAAAACGAAGCTTATATTGTAGATCAACTTCATCTGTAATATTATTTTCCATTTATGATTTTTAAGAATAAAAGTAAAAAAATAAGATAACTTAAATTTTTACTATTAAACCTATAGTGTTAAATTCTAAAAAAAAACAATATAGATAATATGTTTTGTTATCTTTTGTGGACATTTTTTGAATTCTATTGAATAAATCATAAGTTAATTTCAATTATTTGAAATTAACCATGTAAAACAAATAGTAAAATATTAAAAACCTCTTTTAGGGAAGCGCGTCCAGCGATCAATCGCCATTAATAATCCCAAACAAATCATAACGGTCATCATAGCAGAGCCGCCATTAGAGACCAAAGGCAGCGGAATACCGACCACAGGTGCCAAGCCCATCACCATGGCCAGATTAATCGCAACATAGAAAAAAATGGTAGTCGATAGACCGGCTGCCGTCAGCTTGGCAAATCGTGAAGGCGCATTAAAAGCAACCCGCATCCCCCAGTTAATGATCAGCATAAAACTTACAATAATAAACAACCCACCAATTAATCCCCATTCTTCTGCCATTGTAGCGAAGACAAAATCGGTATGACGTTCTGGTAAATAATCGAGATGGCTTTGTGTACCATTAAGAAAACCCTTGCCAAAAACCCCACCCGATCCAATTGCAATTTTAGATTGGCTTATATGATACCCTCGCCCCAAAGGATCACTTTCAGGGGTTAAAAAAATTAACACCCGATTACGCTGATAATCATGAAGCAAAAAAAAGAAGGCAAAAGGGGCCAACGCAGCAATAGCTGCCCCACCTCCAATAAATAACCAAAGAGGGAGCCCCGCCAAAAAAGTGACAATAAGCCCCCCGCCAATAATCATCAAAGCGGTTCCCAAATCCGGTTGAATAGCCACTAAAAAAGCGGGCACTAACACAAGTACAGCAGCAGGCCACATCGCCGAAAAACTTCTTGTTTCACCCGCGGGTAGTAAATCATAAAAACGGGCAATAGCTAAAATAATGGCGAGCTTCATTAATTCTGAAGGTTGAAGCGTCAAGATACCGAGATTAAGCCAACGTCGGCTTCCGCCGCCCACAAAACCAAATAATTCGACAGCAATTAATAAAAGAAGCAACCCCCCATACAGAGGCCATGCTGTTTTTTTTAAAAAATCTTGATCAATTCGGCTAATAGCTACTGAAACAAAAATAAAAAAAATGAACCTGAGCCCCTGATTAAGAGCCCATGGATGCATTCCACCCCCCGCAGAATAAAGAATAACCAGACCAAAACTACCGATCGCTATGACCAGCAAAAGTAATCCCCAAGGCAATTGGCGTAATGGGGTTGGTACCATAGACAACAT encodes:
- the uvrB gene encoding excinuclease ABC subunit UvrB — its product is MTIEIRTTLDEPENRPDFVPHRPARPEKTEPSKPFHLVSPYDAAGDQPEAISELCRDINAHERDQVLLGVTGSGKTFTMAKVIEKLQRPSLILAPNKILAAQLYGEFKRFFPENAVEFFVSYYDYYQPEAYVPRTDTYIEKDSAINEAIDRMRHAATRSLLERDDVIIVASVSCLYGIGSVDTYSSMTFRLFKGQIVDQREIIRRLVALQYKRNDLAFGRGSFRVSGDTLEIFPSHYEDMAWRISFFGDEIEEISEFDPLTGAKIAKLDQIKIYANSHYVTPEPTLKAANNAIRRELDNRLHEFQAEGKLLEAQRLEQRTEFDLEMMAATGACSGIENYSRFLTGRAPGEPPPTLFEYLPDNALLFVDESHQTVPQINGMARGDFRRKTTLADYGFRLPSCIDNRPLRFEEWNAMRPQTIYVSATPGPWELEQTGGVFVEQVIRPTGLIDPVIEVRPIEEQVDDLINEAKKTAEKGWRSLVTTLTKRMAEDLTEYMHEAGLKVRYMHSDVETIERIELIRDLRLGVYDVLIGINLLREGLDIPECGLVAVLDADKEGFLRSATSLIQTIGRAARNSEGRVILYGDKITGSMERAIAETERRREKQIAWNVSHNITPTTVQRQVDDIVGHFGIVEETNVAEENTLLDTQQIEVRIAEIEKQMLEAAADLEFEKAAELRDVLRQLKRQQLGLPSEKASEKQGRSEAGRPGTRKTRSDKAKETKAAKQAKQYAGKKVLRSRGH
- the rodA gene encoding rod shape-determining protein RodA; the encoded protein is MLSMVPTPLRQLPWGLLLLVIAIGSFGLVILYSAGGGMHPWALNQGLRFIFFIFVSVAISRIDQDFLKKTAWPLYGGLLLLLIAVELFGFVGGGSRRWLNLGILTLQPSELMKLAIILAIARFYDLLPAGETRSFSAMWPAAVLVLVPAFLVAIQPDLGTALMIIGGGLIVTFLAGLPLWLFIGGGAAIAALAPFAFFFLLHDYQRNRVLIFLTPESDPLGRGYHISQSKIAIGSGGVFGKGFLNGTQSHLDYLPERHTDFVFATMAEEWGLIGGLFIIVSFMLIINWGMRVAFNAPSRFAKLTAAGLSTTIFFYVAINLAMVMGLAPVVGIPLPLVSNGGSAMMTVMICLGLLMAIDRWTRFPKRGF